From one Anticarsia gemmatalis isolate Benzon Research Colony breed Stoneville strain chromosome 20, ilAntGemm2 primary, whole genome shotgun sequence genomic stretch:
- the LOC142981525 gene encoding uncharacterized protein LOC142981525 has product MDLFGSLLTFAMFWKLSSSLQCYDCQPECSRFNTTNPKYITNCEHSTMCFKKISTLDFGNGVTSQNIQRGCAAQIMDGEQVKINRKWVARTTIHEVYEETCFDDPSNKERSTKTVFCYCRGDLCNSAKMYTSAVGLLALTIAVIVNS; this is encoded by the exons ATGGATTTATTCGGATCTTTGTTGACTTTTGCCATGTTTTGGAAAC TATCATCAAGCCTTCAGTGCTACGACTGTCAGCCGGAGTGCTCTCGCTTCAACACAACCAACCCAAAATACATCACGAATTGTGAACACTCCACTATGTGCTTCAAGAAAATATCAACGTTAGACTTCGGCAATGGCG TCACATCACAAAACATACAACGTGGTTGTGCGGCACAGATAATGGATGGGGAACAAGTGAAGATCAATCGTAAATGGGTGGCAAGGACTACCATACACGAGGTGTATGAGGAAACGTGCTTCGACGACCCCAGCAACAAGGAACGAAGCACTAAAACAGTATTCTGTTACTGCAGAGGGGATCTGTGTAATAGTGCGAAGATGTATACTAGTGCGGTGGGATTACTTGCGCTGACTATCGCAGTGATAGTGAACAGTTAA